A single region of the Gasterosteus aculeatus chromosome 1, fGasAcu3.hap1.1, whole genome shotgun sequence genome encodes:
- the bcap29 gene encoding B-cell receptor-associated protein 29, with protein MTLQWTVVALFLYVEIGVLIILCLPFISARRWQSIFQLRIWSFMARFWNKVFLTMIIVLIVLFLDAVREVRKYSSRDLGTEAKLQPNMFDHLHMKLFRAQRNLYISGFAVFLWLVMKRVVTLINQLASVSGSTVALQAQAESANQDVKKYSKENELLKQTLMEGKGGNATTQGMELLRKEVDKLKEELRTSEDALKNSKSEADVIKKQADGLAREYDRLLIEHQALQNQDENKKDD; from the exons ATGACGCTGCAATGGACGGTTGTGGCTCTCTTTCTCTATGTGGAGATCGGTGTCCTTATTATCCTCTGTCTACCCTTCATCTCAGCCAGGAG ATGGCAGAGTATTTTCCAGCTGAGGATCTGGAGCTTTATGGCAAGGTTCTGGAACAAAGTGTTTCTCACGATGATCATAGTACTCATTGTTCTCTTCCTTG ATGCGGTGCGTGAGGTGAGGAAATACTCCTCTAGAGATCTCGGCACAGAAGCCAAGCTGCAGCCAAACATGTTCGATCATCTGCACATGAAGCTTTTCAGAGCCCAGAGGAACCTCtacatctccggcttcgctgtCTTCCTCTGGCT GGTTATGAAGCGAGTGGTCACCTTGATTAACCAACTGGCATCAGTGTCCGGCTCCACGGTTGCTCTTCAGGCGCAGGCTGAGAGCGCTAACCAGGATGTCAAGAAGTACTCGAAGGAAAACGAGCTGCTGAAACAG ACTCTGATGGAAGGGAAGGGGGGAAATGCTACCACACAAGGCATGGAGCTATTGAGAAAAGAGGTGGATAAACTGAAAGAAGAACTGAGGACCTCAGAAGACG CACTGAAGAACTCCAAGTCAGAGGCTGATGTAATAAAGAAGCAGGCGGACGGCCTCGCCAGGGAGTATGACAGACTGCTGATAGAACATCAGGCGCTCCAG aatcaagatgaaaacaaaaaagacgaCTAG
- the dus4l gene encoding tRNA-dihydrouridine(20a/20b) synthase [NAD(P)+]-like — protein METSNGNTTVMDMFEKGKVLKICAPMVRYSKLAFRSLVRKYSCDICFTPMIVAADFLRSVKARDSEFTTNESDRPLIVQFAAHDAQSLADAACVVAPFSDGVDLNCGCPQRWAMSAGYGACLINKPELVKDMVRHVRNQVDNPNYTASIKIRIHKDLRQTVDLCQKAESAGVSWITVHGRTAEERHQPVHYEAIKTIKDSVSIPVIANGDIKYLRDVETIHQLTGVDGVMAARGLLSNPAMFTGYEDTPLECVWDWVDIAIEQGTQFTCFHHHLIYMLERVSSQPERKVFNSLSSTSAVIDYLENTYGTVQNLAA, from the exons ATGGAGACATCGAACGGAAACACCACCGTCATGGACATGTTCGAAAAAGGAaaagtcctgaaaatatgtgcGCCAATGGTTCGATATTCAAA GCTTGCATTCAGGTCCTTGGTGAGGAAATACAGCTGTGATATCTGCTTCACCCCGATGATAGTTGCTGCTGACTTCCTGCGATCGGTCAAAGCCAGAGACAGTGAATTCACCACCAATGAGA GTGACCGGCCCTTGATAGTACAGTTTGCTGCCCATGATGCTCAGAGTCTGGCTGATGCAGCCTGTGTGGTTGCACCTTTCTCCGATGGAGTTGACCTCAACTGTGGATGTCCCCAGAG atGGGCTATGTCAGCCGGTTATGGCGCATGCCTCATCAATAAGCCTGAACTTGTGAAAGACATGGTCAGACATGTCAGAAATCAAGTGGACAATCCCAACTATACCGCATCCATCAAAATTAG aattcACAAGGATCTGAGGCAAACAGTGGATCTGTGTCAGAAGGCTGAATCAGCAGGTGTGTCATGGATAACGGTCCACGGCCGCACAGCAGAAGAACGCCACCAGCCCGTCCATTATGAGGCCATCAAAACGATCAAAGACAGTGTATCCATCCCTGTGATCGCCAATGGGGACATAAAGTACCTCCGTGATGTGGAGACCATTCACCAGCTTACTGGGGTAGATG GTGTGATGGCTGCGCGGGGGTTGCTTTCAAACCCTGCCATGTTCACCGGCTATGAGGACACTCCTTTGGAGTGCGTATGGGACTGGGTGGACATCGCTATTGAGCAGGGCACTCAATTCACCTGCTTCCACCATCATCTTATCTACATGCTGGAGAGGGTTAGCTCCCAGCCTGAAAGAAAGGTGTTTAATTCTCTATCCAGTACTTCAGCTGTAATTGATTACCTCGAGAACACATACGGGACGGTGCAAAATCTGGCAGCATAA
- the mnta gene encoding max-binding protein MNT isoform X1, whose product MSIETLLEAAKFLELQAQQQHKAREDEQKEKQRLEQLAEQRHCDVNYNSTLHINNVPKAEERRPLPVPPSLAPPPMSITVIPIPVVAPNPAGSPTLPVATLSPPAAAAVLPRSPQTRPDHTTSVLTANHKQVMQNHHHHHHHHQQLIAQTPNAKLQQLVHRYPGSIVSPPQQHALLPLPGPAAQQAPPPPPLQNGPVSRGSPPDDGRQLDKKRPGGAGTREVHNKLEKNRRAHLKECFETLKKNIPNIDEKKTSNLSVLRSALRYIQTLKRKEKEYEHDMERLAREKIATQQRLAALKNELSQWMDVIEIDRVLRQTVQPEEDQASTSTASEGEDVMDEDMEDESAPRAQAALPTAPPTMKPGPHAARVPPQTPTLIPTTTSFITQHISIQHHPQLQPLAVTPPQPVSKPAARLTPSQPLMPTHAQMVSASSLHPTVIARASVSHPSVIQAVNHVIHGGGPKHIAHLAPSTTASGVHLAPGHQPIGHITMHPVAHLSQHLPALYPQPVAVTQSAVVGHITHTLNHGHPHMNGAAATSQPAAAIVGKQTAVSAQMVTHHPQLVGQTVLNPVTMVTMPSFPISTLKLA is encoded by the exons ATGAGCATCGAAACGCTTCTGGAAGCAGCCAAGTTTTTGGAATTGCAAGCCCAGCAACAACATAAAGCACGTG AGGatgaacaaaaggaaaagcaacGTCTGGAGCAGCTGGCGGAGCAGAGGCACTGTGATGTGAACTATAACTCAACGCTCCACATCAACAATGTCCCTAAAGCGGAGGAGCGCCGCCCGCTGCCCGTCCCGCCATCTCTGGCTCCCCCCCCCATGTCCATCACCGTCATCCCCATCCCCGTGGTTGCCCCCAACCCGGCGGGCTCACCCACGCTGCCCGTCGCCACGCTCTCCcctccagccgccgccgccgttctGCCGCGCTCTCCCCAAACCAGACCCGACCACACGACCTCTGTGCTGACCGCCAACCACAAGCAGGTGATGCagaaccaccaccatcaccaccaccaccaccaacagctCATCGCCCAAACCCCCAACGCCAAACTCCAGCAGCTGGTTCACCGCTATCCGGGCTCcatcgtctcccccccccaacaacacGCCTTACTCCCCCTGCCGGGCCCCGCGGCCCAGCAggcgccgccaccgccgccgctaCAGAACGGCCCCGTGAGCCGGGGGAGTCCTCCGGACGACGGCCGCCAGCTGGACAAGAAGCGGCCCGGGGG GGCAGGCACAAGAGAAGTGCATAACAAGCTTGAGAAAAACAG ACGAGCACATTTGAAGGAGTGCTTTGAGACGCTGAAGAAGAACATCCCCAACATCGACGAGAAGAAGACCTCCAACCTGAGCGTGCTGAGAAGCGCGCTGAGATACATTCAG ACGTTGAAGCGGAAAGAGAAGGAGTACGAGCACGACATGGAGCGGCTGGCCAGAGAGAAGATCGCCACGCAGCAGCGACTAGCAGCGCTGAAGAACGAGCTGAGCCAGTGGATGGACGTGATCGAAATCGACCGCGTCCTCAGGCAGACCGTGCAGCCGGAGGAGGACCAGGCGTCCACCTCGACGGCCTCAG AAGGTGAGGACGTCATGGACGAGGACATGGAGGATGAGAGCGCTCCGAGAGCACAGGCCGCCTTGCCCACCGCGCCTCCGACCATGAAACCTGGGCCGCACGCAGCTCGCGTACCTCCCCAGACCCCAACCCTGATACCCACCACTACCTCCTTCATCACCCAACACATCTCCATCCAGCACCACCCTCAGCTCCAGCCGCTGGCCGTGACTCCTCCGCAGCCAGTGTCCAAGCCCGCCGCCCGCCTCACCCCCAGTCAGCCCCTGATGCCCACCCACGCGCAGATGGTGAGCGCCTCCAGCCTGCACCCCACGGTCATTGCCCGTGCTTCAGTGTCCCACCCGTCGGTGATCCAGGCGGTCAACCACGTCATCCACGGGGGGGGGCCCAAACACATTGCCCACCTCGCTCCATCCACGACCGCCAGCGGCGTCCACCTGGCCCCCGGCCACCAACCCATCGGCCACATCACCATGCACCCGGTGGCCCACCTGAGCCAGCATCTGCCCGCCCTCTACCCCCAACCGGTGGCTGTCACGCAATCGGCTGTGGTCGGTCACATCACCCACACGCTGAACCACGGCCACCCGCACATGAACGGCGCCGCCGCAACCAGCCAACCGGCCGCCGCCATTGTCGGCAAGCAGACAGCAGTGAGCGCCCAGATGGTGACCCACCACCCGCAGCTGGTGGGTCAGACGGTGCTG
- the mnta gene encoding max-binding protein MNT isoform X2, producing the protein MSIETLLEAAKFLELQAQQQHKAREDEQKEKQRLEQLAEQRHCDVNYNSTLHINNVPKAEERRPLPVPPSLAPPPMSITVIPIPVVAPNPAGSPTLPVATLSPPAAAAVLPRSPQTRPDHTTSVLTANHKQVMQNHHHHHHHHQQLIAQTPNAKLQQLVHRYPGSIVSPPQQHALLPLPGPAAQQAPPPPPLQNGPVSRGSPPDDGRQLDKKRPGGRAHLKECFETLKKNIPNIDEKKTSNLSVLRSALRYIQTLKRKEKEYEHDMERLAREKIATQQRLAALKNELSQWMDVIEIDRVLRQTVQPEEDQASTSTASEGEDVMDEDMEDESAPRAQAALPTAPPTMKPGPHAARVPPQTPTLIPTTTSFITQHISIQHHPQLQPLAVTPPQPVSKPAARLTPSQPLMPTHAQMVSASSLHPTVIARASVSHPSVIQAVNHVIHGGGPKHIAHLAPSTTASGVHLAPGHQPIGHITMHPVAHLSQHLPALYPQPVAVTQSAVVGHITHTLNHGHPHMNGAAATSQPAAAIVGKQTAVSAQMVTHHPQLVGQTVLNPVTMVTMPSFPISTLKLA; encoded by the exons ATGAGCATCGAAACGCTTCTGGAAGCAGCCAAGTTTTTGGAATTGCAAGCCCAGCAACAACATAAAGCACGTG AGGatgaacaaaaggaaaagcaacGTCTGGAGCAGCTGGCGGAGCAGAGGCACTGTGATGTGAACTATAACTCAACGCTCCACATCAACAATGTCCCTAAAGCGGAGGAGCGCCGCCCGCTGCCCGTCCCGCCATCTCTGGCTCCCCCCCCCATGTCCATCACCGTCATCCCCATCCCCGTGGTTGCCCCCAACCCGGCGGGCTCACCCACGCTGCCCGTCGCCACGCTCTCCcctccagccgccgccgccgttctGCCGCGCTCTCCCCAAACCAGACCCGACCACACGACCTCTGTGCTGACCGCCAACCACAAGCAGGTGATGCagaaccaccaccatcaccaccaccaccaccaacagctCATCGCCCAAACCCCCAACGCCAAACTCCAGCAGCTGGTTCACCGCTATCCGGGCTCcatcgtctcccccccccaacaacacGCCTTACTCCCCCTGCCGGGCCCCGCGGCCCAGCAggcgccgccaccgccgccgctaCAGAACGGCCCCGTGAGCCGGGGGAGTCCTCCGGACGACGGCCGCCAGCTGGACAAGAAGCGGCCCGGGGG ACGAGCACATTTGAAGGAGTGCTTTGAGACGCTGAAGAAGAACATCCCCAACATCGACGAGAAGAAGACCTCCAACCTGAGCGTGCTGAGAAGCGCGCTGAGATACATTCAG ACGTTGAAGCGGAAAGAGAAGGAGTACGAGCACGACATGGAGCGGCTGGCCAGAGAGAAGATCGCCACGCAGCAGCGACTAGCAGCGCTGAAGAACGAGCTGAGCCAGTGGATGGACGTGATCGAAATCGACCGCGTCCTCAGGCAGACCGTGCAGCCGGAGGAGGACCAGGCGTCCACCTCGACGGCCTCAG AAGGTGAGGACGTCATGGACGAGGACATGGAGGATGAGAGCGCTCCGAGAGCACAGGCCGCCTTGCCCACCGCGCCTCCGACCATGAAACCTGGGCCGCACGCAGCTCGCGTACCTCCCCAGACCCCAACCCTGATACCCACCACTACCTCCTTCATCACCCAACACATCTCCATCCAGCACCACCCTCAGCTCCAGCCGCTGGCCGTGACTCCTCCGCAGCCAGTGTCCAAGCCCGCCGCCCGCCTCACCCCCAGTCAGCCCCTGATGCCCACCCACGCGCAGATGGTGAGCGCCTCCAGCCTGCACCCCACGGTCATTGCCCGTGCTTCAGTGTCCCACCCGTCGGTGATCCAGGCGGTCAACCACGTCATCCACGGGGGGGGGCCCAAACACATTGCCCACCTCGCTCCATCCACGACCGCCAGCGGCGTCCACCTGGCCCCCGGCCACCAACCCATCGGCCACATCACCATGCACCCGGTGGCCCACCTGAGCCAGCATCTGCCCGCCCTCTACCCCCAACCGGTGGCTGTCACGCAATCGGCTGTGGTCGGTCACATCACCCACACGCTGAACCACGGCCACCCGCACATGAACGGCGCCGCCGCAACCAGCCAACCGGCCGCCGCCATTGTCGGCAAGCAGACAGCAGTGAGCGCCCAGATGGTGACCCACCACCCGCAGCTGGTGGGTCAGACGGTGCTG